A portion of the Edaphobacter bradus genome contains these proteins:
- a CDS encoding thioredoxin family protein: MRLQTRVAAGILAMSLAALTPSFAQMAPPFIKKHLYSTTADPNADIAAALKQARAEHKRVILDFGGDWCGDCQVLDIYMHQSPNAELLEKHFVIVHIDIGHMDHNVNVADRYKVPINKGVPALAVLDAHGNLLYSQKNKEFENMRNMNSQDVTNFLNRWKA, encoded by the coding sequence ATGCGACTTCAAACCCGTGTTGCCGCCGGCATCCTGGCCATGTCTCTAGCGGCGCTCACCCCGTCTTTCGCTCAGATGGCGCCACCGTTCATCAAAAAGCATCTCTACTCCACCACAGCCGACCCCAACGCCGATATCGCCGCCGCCCTCAAACAGGCTCGTGCCGAGCACAAGCGTGTCATTCTCGACTTCGGCGGTGACTGGTGCGGTGACTGCCAGGTTCTCGACATCTACATGCACCAGAGCCCCAACGCCGAGCTGCTCGAGAAACACTTTGTCATCGTGCACATCGACATCGGCCATATGGACCACAACGTCAACGTCGCCGACAGATATAAGGTGCCGATCAATAAGGGCGTTCCGGCTCTCGCCGTTCTCGACGCGCACGGAAACCTCCTCTACTCGCAGAAGAACAAGGAGTTTGAGAACATGCGCAACATGAACTCCCAGGACGTCACCAACTTCCTCAATCGCTGGAAGGCCTAG